From the genome of Neomonachus schauinslandi chromosome 5, ASM220157v2, whole genome shotgun sequence, one region includes:
- the FAM200A gene encoding protein FAM200A, with product MEGVVIVKVEEEDEDEEDHFQRERNSTELSPPFLSRSTTMNERALLSSYLVAYRVAKEKMAHTAAEKIILPACMDMVRTVFDDKSADKLKTIPLSDNTISRRICTIAKHLEAMLIGRLQSGIDFAIQLDESTDIASCPTLLVYIRYVWQDDFIEDLLCCLSLNSHITGLALFTELEKCIVGQYKLNWKNCKGISSDGAANMTGKHSRVIEKLLEVTCNRALWNHCFIHREALVSKEIPPSLMDVLKNAVKIVNFIKGSSLNSRLLEIFCSEIGVNHTHLLFHTEVRWLSKGKVLSRVYELRNEIYIFLIEKQSHLANVFEDDIWVTKLAYLSDVFGILNELNLKVQGKNDVFQYLEHILGFQRTLLLWQARLKSNRPSYYMFPTLLQHIEENIINEDCLKEIKLEILMHLTSLSQTFHHYFPEEKFESLKENIWIKDPFVFQTPESIIELNLEPEEENELLQLSSSFTLKNYYKTLSLSAFWIKIKDEFPLLSRKSILLLLPFTTTYLCELGFSILTRLKTKKRNRLNSAPDMRVALSSCVPDWNELMNRQAHPSH from the coding sequence ATGGAAGGCGTAGTGATTGTGAAagtggaggaggaagatgaagatgaggaagaccatttccaaagggaaagaaacagcacAGAATTATCCCCACCATTTCTTAGTCGGTCTACAACCATGAATGAGAGGGCCTTGTTATCATCATACTTGGTTGCGTATCgagtagcaaaagaaaaaatggctCACACAGCTGCTGAAAAAATTATTCTTCCAGCGTGTATGGATATGGTACGGACAGTTTTTGATGATAAATCAGCTGATAAATTAAAAACCATACCCCTTAGTGACAATACGATATCTCGTCGAATCTGTACGATCGCAAAACATTTAGAGGCAATGCTTATTGGGCGGCTACAGTCTGGGATAGATTTTGCAATCCAACTTGACGAGAGCACCGATATTGCAAGTTGTCCAACTCTCCTGGTTTACATCAGGTATGTGTGGCAAGATGATTTTATAGAGGATCTGTTGTGTTGTTTAAGTTTAAATTCACACATAACTGGATTAGCTTTATTTACTGAATTAGAAAAGTGCATTGTTGGTCAATATAAATTAAACTGGAAAAATTGTAAAGGAATTTCAAGTGATGGAGCAGCAAATATGACTGGAAAACATAGCAGGGTTATTGAAAAACTGTTAGAAGTAACATGTAATAGGGCTCTTTGGAATCACTGTTTTATTCATCGAGAAGCTTTGGTGTCCAAGGAAATTCCACCAAGTCTAATGGATGTATTGAAAAATGCAGtgaaaattgttaattttattaaaggaagCTCACTGAACAGTCgacttcttgaaatattttgttcAGAGATTGGAGTTAACCATACCCACTTACTGTTTCATACAGAAGTTCGTTGGTTGTCTAAAGGAAAGGTACTGAGCAGAGTATATGAACTCAGGAATgagatttacatttttctcattgaaaAGCAATCTCATTTGGCAAATGTTTTTGAAGATGACATTTGGGTAACAAAACTGGCATATTTAAGTGATGTTTTTGGCATTCTTAATGAGTTAAATTTGAAAGTACAGGGGAAAAACGATGTATTTCAGTATCTTGAACATATTCTAGGATTCCAAAGGACATTATTGTTGTGGCAAGCAAGACTTAAAAGTAATCGCCCTAGCTACTATATGTTCCCAACTTTGTTGCAACACATTGAAGAGAACATTATAAATGAAGActgcttaaaagaaataaaattagagataCTGATGCATCTCACTTCTTTGTCTCAAACTTTTCATCATTACTTTCCAGAAGAGAAATTTGaatcattaaaggaaaatatttggataaaagatccatttgtttttcaaaccCCAGAATCAATCATTGAGTTAAACTTGGAGCCTGAAGAAGAGAATGAATTATTGCAGCTCAGTTCATCATTCACACTAAAGAATTATTACAAGACGTTAAGTTTATCAGCATTTTGGATTAAGATTAAAGATGAATTTCCATTGCTAAGTAGAAAGAGTATATTGTTGTTACTACCATTCACAACTACCTATTTGTGTGAACTAGGATTTTCAATCTTGACAcgattaaaaacaaagaaaagaaataggctCAACAGTGCACCTGACATGCGTGTAGCCTTATCCTCCTGTGTTCCTGACTGGAATGAACTTATGAACAGGCAAGCACACCCCTCACATTAA